In Asterias amurensis chromosome 4, ASM3211899v1, one genomic interval encodes:
- the LOC139936370 gene encoding rhodopsin, GQ-coupled-like: MDNNSTWDGDNLSQWERVSFAVVISIMAVTAVIGNCLVCLTLHRFKMPASVFIINLAFSDIIIGGWVMPFCVVTLLEGHWIFGPVMCHVVAFVKTACLFSSALTLCVIAADRYIIIKNVARGSEVVYKTTVFKTAIGLLVPWTVSSLTAMGPLLGWGDYKWVPIKPTCTVDWLQSPSYSLVCFITYAFVLDIFMSCCYLGIAREVHRKKSRIQNAVVDARASINPPVKVNNGRAVSREEMGVLKTTMVVVFMFTIMSVPYVTMQLISIKRNKEFSLRAETITTTLLFLGSCINPLIYSGANKKFRLALKKTIRGLIKCC, encoded by the coding sequence ATGGATAACAACTCGACATGGGATGGCGACAATTTGTCGCAGTGGGAGAGGGTGAGTTTCGCTGTGGTTATCTCGATCATGGCAGTAACAGCTGTTATAGGAAACTGTCTTGTATGTTTAACACTACACAGATTCAAAATGCCTGCAAGTGTGTTTATCATCAACTTGGCCTTTAGTGATATTATTATTGGTGGTTGGGTCATGCCGTTTTGTGTTGTAACCCTTCTGGAGGGGCATTGGATCTTCGGACCAGTCATGTGTCACGTGGTTGCCTTTGTTAAAACAGCATGTCTCTTTTCATCTGCCTTAACTTTATGTGTCATCGCAGCGGATCGATACATCATAATCAAAAATGTTGCTAGAGGATCGGAGGTGGTTTATAAGACAACGGTTTTTAAGACTGCGATTGGTCTGTTGGTACCCTGGACCGTGTCTTCGTTGACGGCGATGGGCCCACTGCTCGGTTGGGGTGACTATAAGTGGGTGCCGATTAAACCCACATGCACCGTGGACTGGCTTCAGAGTCCTTCCTACTCACTCGTCTGTTTTATCACCTATGCCTTCGTGCTGGACATTTTCATGTCTTGCTGCTATCTTGGCATCGCGAGGGAGGTACATCGCAAGAAGTCACGGATACAGAATGCCGTTGTGGACGCCAGAGCCTCCATCAACCCGCCGGTGAAAGTGAACAATGGACGGGCGGTCAGCCGAGAGGAGATGGGGGTACTGAAAACCACTATGGTGGTGGTGTTTATGTTCACGATCATGAGCGTACCTTACGTTACCATGCAGTTGATTTCTATTAAAAGGAATAAAGAGTTTTCGTTACGAGCTGAGACCATTACAACCACGCTGTTGTTCCTAGGTAGTTGCATAAACCCGTTGATTTACAGTGGAGCAAATAAGAAGTTCAGATTGGCATTGAAGAAGACAATTAGGGGATTAATCAAGTGTTGTTGA